One Solea senegalensis isolate Sse05_10M linkage group LG13, IFAPA_SoseM_1, whole genome shotgun sequence DNA segment encodes these proteins:
- the tmem88a gene encoding transmembrane protein 88a, whose amino-acid sequence MSLSRNGTLEKAMSERSEPRTPSRVGSGVVVPPPYSLGSSEAADTPLELRGSLDCWACSVLVTAQNLVIALINGVLATVVFGIILTPALSMIIFGFLCHSTVQPHGTSVFCSDVLDDTGCVALLVVGFLLLTPLLVLALAAFCRLARHLQLGMCFIPYSRAVYKNLPASRNQRPDAAGGCCGQQGSSEREGKGSIWV is encoded by the exons atgagtcTGTCACGGAACGGCACTCTGGAGAAGGCGATGTCTGAACGGTCTGAGCCACGCACCCCCTCCAGAGTGGGTTCAGGGGTCGTGGTGCCCCCTCCTTATTCGCTGGGCAGCAGTGAGGCTGCTGACACCCCGCTGGAATTGAGAGGGTCTCTGGACTGCTGGGCGTGCTCTGTGCTCGTCACCGCGCAGAACCTGGTCATCGCACTGATTAACGGCGTGCTGGCCACCGTCGTGTTCGGCATCATCCTCACCCCGGCTCTGTCCATGATCATATTCGGCTTCCTCTGCCACTCCACG GTGCAGCCCCACGGAACGTCAGTGTTTTGCTCAGACGTGCTGGATGATACCGGCTGTGTGGCTCTGCTGGTCGTAGGCTTTCTGCTGCTCACGCCTCTGCTGGTCCTGGCACTCGCCGCCTTCTGTCGCCTGGCCCGACACCTCCAGCTCGGCATGTGCTTCATCCCCTACAGCCGAGCCGTTTACAAGAACCTGCCCGCCTCGCGTAACCAGAGGCCCGATGCAGCAGGAGGCTGCTGTGGCCAGCAGGGGTCttcagagagggaggggaagggTAGCATATGGGTCTGA